In one Winogradskyella sp. MH6 genomic region, the following are encoded:
- a CDS encoding diacylglycerol kinase produces the protein MQQNKEPFIINRIKSVGFAFKGMLILIKTEASIKIQFFIAIVVTIAGFYFNISTTEWMFQTAMIGLVMSIEGVNTAVEYIADFIHPDHHPKIGLIKDISAGAVFIASIVAVIVAGIIYLPKIF, from the coding sequence ATGCAACAAAACAAAGAGCCCTTTATTATTAATAGAATAAAAAGTGTTGGCTTCGCTTTTAAAGGAATGCTTATTCTTATTAAAACCGAAGCTAGCATTAAAATTCAGTTCTTTATAGCTATCGTTGTTACCATTGCTGGTTTTTATTTCAATATTTCAACTACAGAATGGATGTTTCAAACTGCAATGATAGGCCTAGTAATGAGTATTGAAGGTGTTAATACTGCTGTAGAATATATTGCAGATTTTATCCATCCTGATCATCACCCAAAAATCGGACTCATTAAAGATATTTCCGCAGGAGCTGTTTTTATCGCTTCAATAGTTGCAGTTATTGTCGCAGGAATAATTTATCTGCCTAAGATTTTTTAA
- the tpx gene encoding thiol peroxidase produces the protein MANVTLGGTPVETIGNLPEVGSKAPDFKLTDTELKDKNNSDFKGSRLVLNIFPSVDTGTCAQSVRTFNEKASQLENTKVLCISKDLPFAMARFCGAEGLDNVISLSDYKTGQFGKDYGLAFASGAFETLLSRCVVVIDTDGTVLHTEQVSEIADEPDYASALSSLS, from the coding sequence ATGGCAAACGTAACACTCGGAGGAACTCCAGTAGAAACTATAGGAAATTTACCTGAAGTTGGTAGTAAAGCACCAGATTTTAAACTAACAGATACTGAATTAAAAGACAAGAACAATTCAGATTTTAAAGGTAGCAGATTAGTATTAAATATTTTTCCAAGTGTAGACACAGGTACTTGCGCACAATCGGTAAGAACTTTTAACGAGAAAGCCAGTCAGTTAGAAAACACCAAAGTACTTTGTATTTCTAAAGATTTACCATTTGCAATGGCGCGTTTTTGTGGTGCTGAAGGTTTAGACAATGTCATAAGCCTATCTGATTATAAAACAGGTCAATTTGGAAAAGACTACGGTTTAGCATTTGCCAGCGGAGCATTTGAAACTTTACTATCTAGATGTGTTGTTGTTATAGATACAGATGGTACTGTTTTGCATACAGAGCAAGTTTCAGAAATTGCAGACGAACCAGATTACGCAAGTGCCTTAAGCAGTTTATCTTAA